Genomic window (Candidatus Thorarchaeota archaeon):
TAAAACGATATAGACCCATTCTGAGGAGACGGGGAAAAAATGGAATTATCACGTGAAAATGCATATGACATGCTGACAGGCGTAGGAATTCTTGGAACCGGCGGAGGAGGAGATCCTGTAGGGTTCGGCAAACCCATGGTCGACTGGGATTACGATCGGGACAGAGTGTATGAAATAACTGACCCGGAAGTAATCGACGACGACGCCTTTATCGTGTGTGGCGGCTACATGGGTTCTGTAACGGCTTTCAAGTCCATTGGCGACATGCTGGAGGCTTGGGAGGACCGATACGAGCTTCATGAAGCTATGAAAATGTCAGAACGAATTACAGGAAAACAGGTCAATCATCTGGTGCCCTTTGAACTCGGCGGAACGAATACTACAGTAATTCTATCTCTTGCAGCTCGCGCTGGAATTACGACTGTTGATGGTGATGGGCTTGGACGCTCAGCTCCTGAAACCCAGATGATATCTTTCGTGGGTTACGGCATAGACCTTTGTCCAATGCCAGTCGTAAGCAAGAATGGTAGCAGAATACTAGTCGACAAAACGAGCAGCCCGGCACTGGCAGATGAGATTGGGCGATTTGCAGTTGTAGAAGATGGAGGTGCTGGAGCCAA
Coding sequences:
- a CDS encoding DUF917 domain-containing protein, translated to MELSRENAYDMLTGVGILGTGGGGDPVGFGKPMVDWDYDRDRVYEITDPEVIDDDAFIVCGGYMGSVTAFKSIGDMLEAWEDRYELHEAMKMSERITGKQVNHLVPFELGGTNTTVILSLAARAGITTVDGDGLGRSAPETQMISFVGYGIDLCPMPVVSKNGSRILVDKTSSPALADEIGRFAVVEDGGAGANNHYFQSGAQLKKAVIPNSITKSIELGEAVRDANENDADPIDAYLDVMHGEYLTHATIQKVQGEDKAGHWHVVVDLESDEIEGDLQIVVKNEYMMATCDGKPVVMFPDLICLHYPDSGHGIMSSDLEEGMKLVVTAIPAHERLLYAGSTEIGKKAFSPSRYGHPELEYEPMEDLLKNLN